Proteins from one Corynebacterium testudinoris genomic window:
- a CDS encoding siderophore-interacting protein has product MTFQPFTVRVHSLERLTPTFLRLVLSGDTLHDFTINGPILDQRIKFIIPTASGNLPTLPTDGTWFDYWRGLPEDERGHIRTYSVRELQDNLLTVDVVLHLKEGESGPAATWAANAEIGDELIVIGPGPESQYGGGIEFFPGRATEVRLIGDETAVPAVARILEDLPADARGEVLLEVPAAEDHLPLQAPPGIRVTWLDRNDEPFGAPLTRHLHIALDGDDTDEVTWETPTFSAAGEPVDVDKQPGEGIYYWIAGESGVVTALRRHLVKERGIPRHQVCFMGYWKVGVPMGT; this is encoded by the coding sequence GTGACTTTTCAGCCCTTCACCGTCCGCGTCCATTCCCTCGAGCGCCTGACCCCCACGTTCCTGCGGCTGGTCCTCTCCGGCGATACGCTCCACGATTTCACCATCAATGGGCCCATCTTGGATCAGCGCATCAAGTTCATCATCCCCACCGCTTCCGGCAACCTGCCAACGCTGCCCACCGACGGCACCTGGTTCGACTACTGGCGCGGCCTCCCCGAGGACGAGCGAGGCCACATCCGCACCTACTCCGTCCGTGAGCTGCAGGACAACCTGCTCACTGTCGACGTCGTCTTGCACCTCAAGGAGGGCGAGTCCGGCCCCGCCGCCACGTGGGCCGCCAACGCTGAGATCGGCGACGAGCTCATCGTCATCGGCCCCGGGCCGGAAAGCCAGTACGGCGGCGGCATTGAGTTCTTCCCCGGCCGCGCCACCGAGGTGCGGCTTATCGGTGATGAAACCGCCGTCCCCGCGGTCGCCCGCATCCTCGAAGACCTGCCCGCTGATGCCCGCGGCGAAGTCCTCCTCGAGGTACCAGCGGCAGAGGACCACCTCCCACTCCAGGCCCCGCCCGGTATCCGGGTGACCTGGCTCGACCGCAACGATGAGCCGTTTGGCGCACCCTTGACCCGCCACCTGCACATCGCCCTGGATGGTGATGACACCGACGAAGTGACGTGGGAGACCCCGACGTTTTCCGCGGCGGGTGAGCCCGTGGACGTCGATAAGCAGCCCGGTGAGGGCATCTACTACTGGATCGCCGGTGAGTCCGGCGTGGTGACAGCACTGCGCAGGCATTTGGTGAAGGAACGCGGCATCCCCCGGCACCAGGTGTGCTTCATGGGGTACTGGAAAGTGGGGGTCCCCATGGGGACCTAG
- a CDS encoding exodeoxyribonuclease III → MSLTITSVNVNGIRAAVKQRNEDNPGMHAWLDQTAAEVVLLQEVRATVEETVAALQPALDSGWHYVGAPAAAKGRAGVGILSRSPLFDVRVGFGSFPDSGRWIEGTYEGVRVASLYLPSGSAGTAKQDEKYTFLDEFTGILDARAEEFGDMVIGGDWNICHRREDLKNWKTNQKKSGFLPDERAFMDSVFGAFPEETSQEKPGLGEYFGVVDYPGRTVRTAATQPQWFDVARRLQPEGEGPYTWWTFRGQAFNNDAGWRIDYQAATASMLERAERSWVDRAPSVETRWSDHSPLNVTYR, encoded by the coding sequence ATGAGTCTGACCATCACCTCCGTCAACGTCAATGGCATCCGCGCCGCCGTCAAACAGCGCAACGAGGACAACCCGGGCATGCATGCCTGGCTTGATCAGACCGCCGCCGAGGTGGTCCTCCTCCAGGAGGTGCGCGCCACCGTGGAGGAGACGGTCGCAGCCCTCCAGCCGGCGCTGGATTCCGGCTGGCACTACGTCGGCGCACCTGCCGCAGCGAAGGGCCGCGCAGGTGTGGGAATCCTCTCTCGCTCCCCGCTTTTCGACGTCCGCGTGGGTTTCGGTTCCTTCCCCGATTCCGGCCGGTGGATCGAAGGCACCTACGAGGGCGTGCGGGTGGCCTCCCTGTACCTGCCGTCCGGCTCCGCCGGTACGGCTAAGCAGGACGAAAAGTACACCTTCCTCGACGAGTTCACCGGGATCCTCGATGCCCGCGCCGAGGAGTTCGGTGACATGGTCATCGGCGGCGATTGGAACATCTGCCACCGCCGCGAAGACCTGAAGAATTGGAAGACCAACCAGAAGAAGTCCGGCTTCCTCCCCGACGAGCGCGCCTTCATGGACTCCGTATTCGGCGCCTTCCCAGAAGAGACCAGCCAAGAAAAGCCCGGCCTGGGAGAGTACTTCGGCGTGGTTGATTACCCCGGCCGCACCGTCCGCACCGCCGCCACGCAGCCGCAATGGTTCGATGTTGCGCGCCGCCTCCAGCCGGAAGGCGAGGGCCCCTACACGTGGTGGACCTTCCGCGGGCAAGCCTTCAACAACGACGCCGGGTGGCGCATCGACTACCAAGCCGCCACCGCGTCCATGCTGGAGCGCGCCGAGCGCTCCTGGGTTGATCGCGCACCATCCGTGGAAACCCGCTGGTCCGACCACTCGCCGCTGAACGTCACCTACCGCTAA
- a CDS encoding ABC transporter substrate-binding protein — MRAAIPVILVASALTLAACGSASESTSTSESADAKTTATSGEFPVTLDHAFGSTTIESQPERVATIGWANNEVPLALDVVPVGMSKAAFGDDDGDGILPWVEEKLEELGGETPVLFDETDSIPFEQIADTQPDVILAAYSGITQDDYDKLSKIAPVVAYPGIPWGTSLDEMITLDATGLGMEDKGTELNTALDTEVADTLNQFPNLKEAKVLFTAFGGQNDNSKIGFYGTKDPRAGFLADAGIGVPQIVQDESGQAESFWIERSAEDVEAFSDVTLMISYGSDDPAENAKTLAELQAHPLLGRIPAIRDGHVAFLGNGPLAAAATPSPLSIPWSIQDYFSLLNDALN, encoded by the coding sequence ATGCGCGCTGCCATTCCAGTTATCCTCGTCGCCTCTGCCCTCACTCTGGCAGCATGCGGTTCCGCGTCCGAGTCCACCTCTACCTCGGAGTCCGCCGACGCCAAGACGACCGCCACCTCGGGCGAGTTCCCCGTGACCCTGGACCACGCGTTCGGGTCGACCACCATCGAGTCCCAGCCCGAGCGCGTGGCCACGATTGGCTGGGCCAACAACGAGGTGCCCCTGGCTCTCGACGTGGTTCCCGTCGGCATGTCCAAGGCTGCCTTCGGCGACGATGACGGCGACGGCATCCTCCCCTGGGTCGAGGAGAAGCTCGAGGAACTGGGCGGCGAGACCCCGGTGCTCTTCGACGAGACCGACTCCATTCCTTTCGAGCAGATCGCTGACACCCAGCCCGATGTCATCCTCGCTGCCTACTCCGGCATCACCCAGGATGACTACGACAAGCTGTCCAAGATCGCTCCCGTCGTCGCCTACCCGGGAATCCCGTGGGGCACCTCATTGGATGAGATGATCACTCTCGATGCCACCGGACTGGGCATGGAGGACAAGGGCACAGAACTCAACACGGCCCTGGACACCGAAGTCGCTGACACCCTCAACCAGTTCCCCAATCTCAAAGAGGCCAAGGTCCTGTTCACCGCCTTCGGCGGCCAAAACGACAACTCCAAGATCGGTTTCTACGGCACCAAGGACCCGCGCGCGGGCTTCCTCGCCGACGCCGGAATCGGCGTCCCCCAGATCGTGCAGGACGAAAGCGGGCAGGCCGAGAGCTTCTGGATCGAGCGCTCCGCCGAAGATGTCGAGGCTTTCAGCGACGTCACCCTCATGATCTCCTACGGCTCCGATGATCCGGCGGAGAACGCCAAGACCCTGGCCGAGCTCCAGGCCCACCCCCTGCTGGGACGCATCCCCGCCATCCGCGACGGCCACGTTGCCTTCCTGGGCAACGGTCCCCTGGCAGCAGCCGCCACCCCGTCCCCGCTGTCCATCCCGTGGAGCATCCAGGATTACTTCTCACTGCTCAACGACGCCCTGAACTAA
- a CDS encoding NADP-dependent isocitrate dehydrogenase, with amino-acid sequence MAKIIWTRTDEAPLLATYSFKPVVEAFVGTAGVEVETRDISLAGRIIAQFPDRLTDEQRIDDALVELGELAKTPEANIIKLPNISASVPQLKAAIAELQAQGYDLPDYPDNPSTDEDKDVRKRYDAVKGSAVNPVLREGNSDRRAPEAVKNFVKKHPHRMGAWSADSKTNVATMDADDFRHNEKSVIMPAADTLTFQLVDAAGNTTKLREDLDVLAGEVVDGTVMRAASLQQFLNEQVARAKEEGVLFSVHLKATMMKVSDPIIFGYVVRTFFADVFNKYGDELLAAGLDGENGLGAIYSGLDSLDNGAEIRAAFDAALAAGPELAMVNSHKGITNLHVPSDVIVDASMPAMIRTSGHMWNKDDQEQDTLAVIPDSSYAGVYQAVIEDCKANGAFDPTTMGTVPNVGLMAQKAEEYGSHDKTFKIETDGTVQVLNAAGDVLIEHEVSAGDIWRACQTKDAPIQDWVKLAVDRARISGMPAIFWLDPARAHDRNLISLVEKYLGDHDTEGLDIQILSPEEATKVSIERIRRGEDTISVTGNVLRDYNTDLFPILELGTSAKMLSVVPLMAGGGLFETGAGGSAPKHVQQVQEENHLRWDSLGEFLALAESLRHVARTEDNDQAAILADALDKATEKLLNEGKSPSRKVGEIDNRGSHFYLASYWAEELAAQTEDAALAEAFGPIATALNADAAVIDQELIDNQGQPVDLGGYYQPNDEKTSDVMRPSSKFNEIIDGLK; translated from the coding sequence ATGGCAAAGATCATCTGGACCCGTACCGACGAGGCACCGCTGCTGGCGACCTACTCGTTCAAGCCGGTCGTGGAGGCCTTCGTTGGCACCGCCGGTGTTGAGGTGGAAACCCGTGACATTTCCCTGGCCGGTCGCATTATCGCCCAGTTCCCCGATCGCCTGACCGATGAGCAGCGAATCGATGACGCTTTGGTGGAGCTGGGCGAGCTGGCTAAGACTCCGGAAGCCAACATTATCAAGCTCCCGAACATCTCCGCTTCCGTCCCGCAGCTCAAGGCCGCGATCGCCGAGCTGCAGGCCCAGGGCTATGATCTGCCGGATTACCCGGACAACCCGTCCACGGATGAGGACAAGGATGTCCGCAAGCGCTACGACGCCGTCAAGGGCTCGGCCGTCAACCCCGTCCTGCGTGAGGGCAACTCTGACCGCCGCGCGCCGGAGGCAGTGAAGAACTTCGTCAAGAAGCACCCGCACCGCATGGGCGCCTGGTCCGCTGACTCCAAGACCAACGTCGCCACCATGGATGCCGATGACTTCCGCCACAACGAGAAGTCCGTCATCATGCCGGCCGCAGACACCCTGACGTTCCAGCTGGTCGACGCCGCCGGGAACACCACCAAGCTCCGCGAGGACCTCGACGTCCTCGCCGGTGAAGTTGTTGACGGCACCGTCATGCGCGCCGCATCGCTGCAGCAGTTCCTCAACGAGCAGGTCGCCCGCGCCAAGGAAGAAGGCGTGCTCTTCTCCGTGCACCTCAAGGCCACGATGATGAAGGTCTCCGACCCGATCATCTTCGGCTACGTCGTTCGCACCTTCTTCGCCGACGTCTTTAACAAGTACGGCGATGAGCTCCTCGCCGCCGGCCTCGACGGCGAAAACGGCCTCGGCGCCATCTACTCCGGCCTGGACAGCCTGGACAACGGCGCGGAGATCCGCGCCGCCTTCGACGCCGCTCTGGCCGCCGGTCCCGAGCTGGCCATGGTCAACTCCCACAAGGGCATCACCAACCTGCACGTCCCCTCCGATGTCATCGTCGACGCCTCCATGCCGGCCATGATCCGCACCTCCGGCCACATGTGGAACAAGGACGACCAGGAGCAGGACACCCTCGCCGTCATCCCCGATTCCTCCTACGCCGGCGTCTACCAGGCTGTCATCGAGGACTGCAAGGCCAACGGCGCCTTCGACCCGACCACCATGGGCACCGTCCCCAACGTCGGCCTCATGGCACAGAAGGCCGAGGAGTACGGCTCCCACGACAAGACCTTCAAGATCGAGACCGACGGCACCGTCCAGGTCCTCAACGCTGCCGGTGACGTCCTCATCGAGCACGAGGTTTCTGCCGGTGACATCTGGCGCGCCTGCCAGACCAAGGACGCCCCGATCCAGGACTGGGTCAAGCTCGCCGTCGACCGCGCCCGCATCTCCGGTATGCCCGCCATCTTCTGGCTGGACCCCGCCCGCGCGCACGACCGCAACCTCATCTCTCTCGTGGAGAAGTACCTGGGCGACCACGATACCGAGGGCCTGGACATCCAGATCCTCTCCCCAGAGGAGGCCACCAAGGTCTCCATCGAGCGCATCCGCCGCGGCGAGGACACCATCTCCGTGACCGGCAACGTGCTGCGCGATTACAACACCGACCTCTTCCCCATCCTCGAGCTGGGTACGTCCGCCAAGATGCTCTCCGTCGTGCCGCTCATGGCCGGTGGTGGCCTCTTCGAGACCGGCGCCGGTGGCTCCGCCCCGAAGCACGTCCAGCAGGTGCAGGAAGAAAACCACCTGCGCTGGGATTCCCTCGGCGAGTTCCTCGCCCTGGCTGAGTCCCTGCGCCACGTCGCCCGCACCGAGGACAACGATCAGGCCGCCATCCTGGCCGACGCCCTGGACAAGGCCACGGAGAAGCTCCTCAACGAGGGCAAGTCCCCGTCCCGCAAGGTCGGCGAGATTGACAACCGCGGTTCCCACTTCTACCTGGCCTCTTACTGGGCCGAGGAACTGGCCGCGCAGACCGAGGACGCCGCACTCGCGGAGGCCTTCGGCCCGATCGCTACCGCCCTTAACGCCGACGCTGCTGTCATCGACCAGGAACTGATCGACAACCAGGGTCAGCCCGTTGACCTGGGTGGCTACTACCAGCCCAACGATGAGAAGACGAGCGATGTCATGCGTCCGTCCTCGAAGTTCAACGAGATCATTGACGGCTTGAAGTAG
- a CDS encoding trimeric intracellular cation channel family protein → MDALDTAQLLTTLFIIGITAEAITAALAAGRQRMDLFGVIALAGLTALGGGTMRDVLLDHYPLAWVAEPRYLIIVVAAALTTVALSFIMHYFRKLFLLADAVGLAAFSVIGTQVALEMGHGFVIACVAAVVNGVSGGVLRDLMSDRVPLVFSKELYASISILATITYVSLLELGLGENWVIVITLITAFAVRVLAMYRGWSLPVFDYQGKDQPIDPRLRSSYRYMRRGIRRVSFDISRYSLLDRKKRPEGEKKQKWRRRDDPDQPAG, encoded by the coding sequence ATGGATGCCCTGGACACCGCGCAGCTGCTGACCACGCTGTTCATCATCGGCATCACCGCCGAAGCGATCACCGCGGCCCTGGCAGCCGGCCGGCAGCGCATGGACCTCTTCGGAGTCATCGCCCTCGCCGGCCTCACGGCCCTCGGCGGCGGCACGATGCGCGATGTCCTCCTTGACCACTACCCCCTGGCGTGGGTCGCGGAGCCGCGCTACCTCATCATCGTGGTCGCCGCCGCCTTAACGACGGTCGCGTTGTCCTTCATCATGCACTACTTCCGCAAGCTGTTCTTGCTTGCCGACGCCGTCGGCCTCGCCGCCTTCTCCGTCATCGGCACCCAGGTCGCCCTGGAGATGGGACACGGGTTCGTCATCGCCTGCGTCGCTGCCGTGGTCAACGGTGTCTCCGGAGGTGTGCTGCGCGATCTCATGTCCGACCGGGTGCCCTTGGTGTTTTCCAAGGAGCTCTACGCGTCGATTTCCATCCTGGCCACGATCACCTACGTCAGCCTGCTGGAACTAGGGCTGGGGGAGAACTGGGTCATCGTCATCACCCTCATCACCGCCTTCGCCGTGCGCGTGCTGGCCATGTACCGCGGCTGGAGCCTGCCCGTCTTCGACTACCAAGGCAAAGACCAGCCCATCGACCCCCGCCTGCGCAGCTCCTACCGCTACATGCGCCGCGGCATCCGCCGCGTCTCCTTCGACATCTCCCGCTACTCCCTCCTCGACCGGAAAAAACGACCAGAGGGGGAGAAGAAGCAGAAGTGGAGGCGGAGAGATGACCCAGATCAGCCAGCCGGTTGA
- a CDS encoding FecCD family ABC transporter permease, protein MTTSLRAGRAARRRSRVITISVLSLILAALVATALMVGETFYPPGDVIAVIAGERVPGASYTVGELRLPRTALAVVAGASFGVSGVVFQTMLRNQLASPDIIGISSGAGAAGVVGIVFFHLNQATVSLLALLAALLVAALIYALSLRSGFAGTRLILIGIGVAALLQSVVTYTLSRAAAWDLPTATRWLTGSLNAASWTWVVPVAITAGLMIPLIVVLSHRLSVLRMGDDLASALGIPVTATRITIIIAAVALIAVATAACGPIAFVAFMSGPIAMRLIGPGASPIAAAALVGALLVLGADLLGQFALGTRYPVGVITGILGAPYLIFLLIRSQRTGGAS, encoded by the coding sequence ATGACCACCTCTCTGCGCGCCGGCCGCGCTGCCCGTCGCCGCTCTCGTGTCATCACCATCAGCGTTCTCAGTCTCATCCTCGCGGCGCTCGTCGCCACCGCCCTCATGGTCGGTGAGACCTTTTACCCTCCGGGCGATGTCATCGCTGTCATTGCCGGCGAGCGAGTACCCGGCGCGTCTTATACGGTCGGTGAGCTGCGGCTGCCCCGCACTGCACTCGCCGTCGTCGCGGGCGCGTCCTTCGGTGTGTCTGGCGTGGTGTTCCAAACCATGCTGCGCAATCAGCTCGCTTCGCCCGATATCATCGGCATCTCTTCCGGCGCTGGTGCAGCAGGGGTCGTCGGCATTGTGTTCTTCCATCTCAATCAGGCCACGGTGTCCCTCCTCGCCCTTCTCGCGGCCCTGCTCGTTGCGGCCTTGATTTATGCCTTGTCGTTGCGCAGCGGCTTCGCGGGAACCCGGCTCATTCTCATCGGCATCGGCGTCGCGGCCTTGCTGCAATCGGTGGTTACCTACACGCTCTCCCGCGCCGCGGCGTGGGATCTTCCCACCGCCACGCGTTGGCTGACGGGATCGCTCAACGCCGCCAGCTGGACGTGGGTGGTGCCGGTGGCGATCACCGCCGGGTTGATGATCCCCCTCATTGTGGTGCTCAGCCACCGTCTCTCCGTTTTGCGCATGGGCGATGATCTGGCGTCCGCGCTGGGCATCCCGGTGACCGCCACCCGCATCACGATCATTATCGCTGCCGTGGCCCTCATCGCCGTGGCTACGGCCGCGTGCGGTCCCATCGCGTTCGTCGCGTTCATGTCGGGTCCTATCGCCATGCGGCTCATTGGCCCCGGCGCCTCCCCCATCGCGGCTGCCGCGCTCGTTGGCGCGCTGCTCGTGCTCGGGGCGGATCTGCTGGGCCAGTTCGCGTTGGGCACCCGCTACCCGGTCGGCGTCATCACGGGCATCCTTGGCGCGCCGTACCTGATCTTCCTTCTCATTCGTTCCCAGCGCACCGGAGGTGCCTCATGA
- a CDS encoding FecCD family ABC transporter permease: protein MRDISFTDVWAALQGHTDTVDQAAAHQRIPRTILAMIIGAALAVSGTTMQAITRNPLADPGIFGVLAGAALAVVIGIAFFGLNNQVSTFFVAIIGSAAAAIFVYTVGSLGGAGATPLTLALAGAATAAAATSLVSAILLPRVDVMDTFRFWQIGNVGGADFEQMALAAPFLIVGGLLCWGSATGLNALALGDDIATGLGARTGTTRLVSTLGAVTLCGVATALAGPIGFVGLIIPHLCRLLVGTDHRWLMPITALAGAILLVSADTLGRVVNRPSEIAVAVLTPIIGAPLFIWIVRRTKAREL, encoded by the coding sequence ATGCGCGATATTTCCTTCACCGACGTCTGGGCCGCGTTGCAGGGCCACACCGACACCGTCGACCAGGCGGCAGCTCACCAGCGGATCCCGCGCACCATCCTCGCGATGATCATCGGGGCAGCACTGGCGGTATCGGGAACCACGATGCAGGCGATCACCCGCAATCCCTTGGCTGATCCCGGCATCTTCGGCGTCCTCGCCGGCGCCGCGCTGGCCGTGGTCATTGGCATTGCCTTCTTTGGGCTCAACAATCAGGTGTCCACGTTTTTCGTCGCCATCATCGGTTCCGCCGCCGCGGCGATCTTCGTGTACACCGTGGGATCGCTCGGCGGGGCCGGGGCGACGCCGCTGACGCTCGCCCTCGCGGGGGCTGCGACGGCTGCGGCCGCTACCTCGCTGGTCAGCGCCATTCTTCTCCCCCGCGTCGACGTCATGGACACCTTCCGTTTCTGGCAGATCGGCAATGTCGGCGGTGCGGACTTTGAGCAGATGGCACTAGCCGCCCCCTTCCTCATCGTTGGTGGCCTGTTGTGTTGGGGAAGTGCGACCGGCCTCAACGCCCTCGCGCTCGGCGATGACATTGCTACCGGCCTCGGCGCTCGCACGGGCACCACACGGCTGGTTTCCACCCTCGGGGCCGTGACCCTCTGCGGAGTGGCCACCGCCTTGGCCGGGCCGATTGGCTTCGTCGGGCTCATCATCCCGCACCTGTGCCGCCTGCTCGTTGGTACCGATCACCGCTGGCTCATGCCGATCACGGCGCTCGCAGGGGCAATTCTCTTGGTCAGCGCCGATACCCTCGGCCGGGTGGTCAACCGTCCCAGCGAGATCGCCGTGGCCGTGCTCACCCCGATCATTGGTGCCCCGCTGTTCATTTGGATCGTCCGCCGAACGAAGGCCCGCGAACTATGA
- a CDS encoding MFS transporter, translating to MGVWWRPVHVTRQPVPRQTEISEPRRIIVMIALALGGFAIGTSEFVSMGLLPLIADDFGIAENQAGHIISAYALGVVVGAPLITALTGFVPRRRLLLILMTAFTLGHVLAAVADSYATLLAARFIAGLPHGAYFSVAALSAASMAPAGQRGRAIAFVGMGLSVATVAGVPAAQALGQAFGWATAYVLVAVLAAMTVTALWFLMPHMTQMPTTSVRTELGALTRSQVWLTLAMGTVGFGGMFAVYTYISWTMTERAGMDVSWMWLVLMAYGVGSVAGNWFGGRLADRNLDRGILFALIMIGVILLTFSWASAWVVPGTIAFAFVGFFGASLVPSLQLRLMDVAGDAQTLAASLNHSALNLANAFGAALGGVVIAAGWGYSAPAIAGAGLAVLAILIWIPATRLR from the coding sequence GTGGGTGTATGGTGGCGCCCCGTGCATGTGACCCGCCAACCCGTTCCCCGGCAGACTGAGATATCCGAACCCCGCCGCATCATCGTCATGATCGCCCTGGCACTCGGCGGCTTCGCCATCGGCACGTCCGAATTCGTCTCCATGGGCCTGCTCCCGCTCATCGCCGACGACTTTGGCATCGCCGAAAACCAAGCCGGACACATCATCTCCGCGTACGCCCTCGGCGTGGTCGTCGGAGCCCCGCTCATCACCGCGCTCACGGGATTCGTTCCCCGGCGTCGCCTGCTGCTCATCCTCATGACGGCCTTTACCCTCGGGCACGTCCTCGCCGCAGTGGCCGATAGTTACGCCACCTTGCTGGCCGCCCGGTTCATCGCAGGCCTCCCGCACGGCGCGTACTTCTCCGTCGCGGCCCTCTCGGCGGCGTCGATGGCGCCCGCCGGACAGCGGGGCCGCGCCATCGCCTTCGTCGGCATGGGCCTATCCGTGGCCACTGTCGCTGGTGTTCCGGCCGCGCAGGCACTCGGCCAGGCCTTCGGCTGGGCCACCGCCTATGTCCTCGTGGCTGTGCTGGCGGCGATGACCGTCACCGCCCTGTGGTTCCTCATGCCGCACATGACCCAGATGCCCACCACCTCGGTCCGCACCGAACTGGGCGCGCTCACCCGCAGCCAAGTGTGGCTAACGCTAGCCATGGGCACCGTGGGATTCGGCGGCATGTTCGCCGTCTACACCTACATCTCCTGGACGATGACCGAGCGCGCAGGGATGGACGTGTCCTGGATGTGGCTGGTGCTCATGGCCTACGGCGTGGGCAGCGTCGCCGGCAACTGGTTTGGTGGGCGCCTGGCCGACCGCAACCTCGATCGCGGCATCCTCTTCGCCCTCATCATGATCGGCGTCATCCTCCTCACCTTCTCCTGGGCTTCCGCCTGGGTCGTGCCCGGCACCATCGCCTTCGCCTTCGTCGGCTTCTTTGGCGCCAGTCTCGTCCCGAGCCTGCAACTGCGCCTCATGGATGTCGCCGGGGATGCCCAAACTCTGGCCGCCTCGCTCAACCACTCGGCGCTCAACCTGGCCAACGCATTCGGCGCGGCTTTGGGTGGCGTGGTCATCGCCGCCGGTTGGGGCTACTCCGCGCCCGCCATCGCCGGTGCAGGGCTCGCAGTGCTGGCCATCCTCATCTGGATCCCAGCCACCCGACTAAGGTGA
- a CDS encoding ABC transporter ATP-binding protein gives MTASHSLSARDLTLGYGTRQVATDLNVEIAPGAVTAIIGANGCGKSTLLRALSRLLTPESGQVLIDAAPINDLPTRELARILGLLPQTPTAPDGITVADLVGRGRTPHQGLFGRWSTTDYEVVADSLAATGLTELAERSVDELSGGQRQRVWIAMALAQDTDILLLDEPTTYLDVANQLDILDLLLDLNARRGTTIVMVLHDLNLAARYCDHLIAMREGAIVASGTPDEVVTAATVKEVFALESHVMPDPVSGRPMVMPIGRHHILR, from the coding sequence ATGACCGCATCCCATTCGTTATCCGCCCGGGATCTCACCCTCGGATACGGTACCCGCCAGGTCGCCACCGACCTCAACGTTGAGATCGCGCCGGGCGCCGTGACCGCCATCATTGGCGCCAACGGCTGCGGCAAATCAACCCTCCTGCGTGCGCTGTCCCGCCTGCTCACACCCGAGTCCGGGCAGGTGCTTATCGACGCCGCGCCGATCAACGATCTGCCCACCCGCGAGCTGGCCCGCATCCTGGGTCTGCTTCCGCAGACCCCCACCGCGCCCGACGGCATCACCGTCGCCGATCTCGTTGGTCGCGGCCGCACACCCCATCAGGGGTTGTTCGGCCGGTGGAGCACCACAGACTACGAGGTCGTTGCCGATTCCCTCGCCGCCACTGGACTCACTGAGCTGGCTGAACGCAGCGTCGATGAGTTGTCCGGCGGCCAGCGGCAACGGGTGTGGATCGCCATGGCGCTGGCCCAAGATACCGATATTTTGCTCCTCGACGAACCAACTACCTACCTCGACGTCGCCAACCAGCTCGACATTCTTGATCTCTTGCTCGACCTCAATGCCCGCCGCGGCACCACCATCGTCATGGTGTTGCACGACCTCAACTTGGCGGCCCGCTACTGCGATCACCTCATTGCCATGCGTGAGGGGGCGATCGTGGCCTCCGGTACTCCCGACGAGGTGGTGACCGCCGCGACGGTCAAAGAGGTCTTCGCTCTCGAATCCCATGTCATGCCCGACCCCGTTTCCGGCCGCCCGATGGTCATGCCCATCGGCCGTCACCACATCCTGAGGTAA